From a region of the Bradyrhizobium diazoefficiens genome:
- a CDS encoding patatin-like phospholipase family protein has product MTADRTANRKNVNFALQSGGAHGAFVWGVLDQVLEDGRLAIEAISATSAGAMNAVAMASGMANGGVDAARQSLHAFWYEVSRMDKAYDLLSPLNQWIQALKLPPEYHPVHAFIHTLTHTLPPNLLNPFHFNPLRSLLQRVVDFDRLNSSAEAPQLFLNATNVRTGKIKVFQSPQLTAETVLASACLPPYFQAVEIDGEHYWDGGYLGNPAIYPLIYRKGSHDVVIVQVTAIRRDELPTSAADVLHRINEISFNSSLMREMRAIGFATRLIDDGELDSDRHSRMYMHWIGNDQLMSQLGTATQFHPEWSLLCRLRDEGRAAAQSWLAQNFERIGRSSTVDLADMFL; this is encoded by the coding sequence ATGACAGCCGACAGGACCGCGAACCGCAAGAACGTCAACTTCGCGCTCCAGAGCGGCGGCGCGCATGGCGCCTTCGTCTGGGGCGTGCTCGACCAGGTGCTCGAGGACGGCAGGCTAGCCATCGAGGCGATCAGCGCCACCAGCGCCGGCGCCATGAATGCGGTGGCGATGGCCTCGGGCATGGCGAACGGGGGCGTGGACGCAGCGCGACAAAGCCTGCACGCGTTCTGGTACGAAGTGTCTCGCATGGATAAGGCGTACGATCTGCTCTCGCCGCTCAACCAGTGGATCCAGGCCCTGAAGCTGCCGCCGGAATATCACCCGGTCCACGCCTTCATCCACACGCTGACGCATACGCTGCCGCCGAATCTGCTCAATCCCTTCCACTTCAATCCGCTTCGCTCGCTGCTGCAGCGCGTGGTCGATTTCGACCGGCTCAATTCCTCGGCGGAGGCGCCGCAGCTGTTCCTCAACGCCACCAACGTCCGCACCGGCAAGATCAAGGTGTTCCAGAGCCCGCAGCTCACCGCGGAAACCGTGCTCGCCTCGGCCTGCCTGCCGCCGTATTTTCAGGCCGTGGAGATCGACGGCGAGCATTATTGGGATGGCGGCTATCTCGGCAATCCCGCAATCTATCCGCTGATCTACCGCAAGGGTAGCCATGACGTCGTCATTGTGCAGGTCACGGCGATCCGTCGCGATGAACTGCCGACCAGTGCGGCCGACGTCCTCCACCGCATCAACGAGATCAGCTTCAATTCATCCCTGATGCGCGAGATGCGCGCGATCGGCTTCGCGACGCGGCTGATCGACGACGGCGAGCTCGACAGCGACAGGCATAGCCGCATGTACATGCACTGGATCGGCAACGATCAGCTGATGTCGCAGCTCGGCACGGCCACGCAATTCCATCCCGAATGGAGCCTGTTATGCCGCCTGCGCGATGAGGGACGTGCGGCGGCGCAAAGCTGGCTGGCGCAAAATTTCGAGCGGATCGGAAGGTCCTCGACGGTCGATCTGGCAGACATGTTCCTCTAG
- a CDS encoding NAD-dependent malic enzyme translates to MRSCLGEFVNRPVRVVARSTSSNPPQGMALLRDPLLNKGTAFTEAEREALGLRGLLPPCVLTMETQAQRILTNLRTLPTDLEKYVALNALHDRNEALFFRVVADNIDEIQPIIYTPTVGLACQKYGLIFQRPRGMFISSRDRGQIAELLKNWPYPAKLIVVTDGERILGLGDLGANGMGIPVGKLSLYSACAGVHPEACLPIVLDVGTNNDELLSDPYYLGLRERRLTGEAYDSFVDEFMQAARKTFPGVLIQFEDFANHSAFKLLHKYRDEACVFNDDIQGTAAVALAGLFSALRVSGGRLRDQRILFLGAGEAATGIADLVVSAMMTEGASEADALRRNWLVDSRGLVINGREGLSGHKLRYAHAGQAPVADFLTAIKTLKPTAIIGVAAVGGAFTPDVLRTMAELNAQPIVFALSNPTSKAECSAEDAYRYTGGRALFACGSPYDPVKLNGRSFVPRQGNNSYIFPGVGLGVIASGSRLVTDEMFMAAAHTLADCVGKDDLAQGSLYPALPRIREVSVRIAAAVADVAFQRGLADGPAPNDVKALVQSQMYEPHY, encoded by the coding sequence ATGAGAAGCTGCTTGGGGGAATTCGTGAATAGACCTGTCCGGGTCGTTGCCCGATCGACGTCGTCCAATCCGCCGCAAGGCATGGCGCTGCTGCGCGATCCCCTGCTCAACAAGGGGACCGCCTTCACGGAAGCGGAGCGTGAGGCACTGGGCCTGCGCGGTTTGTTGCCGCCCTGCGTGCTGACGATGGAGACGCAAGCTCAGCGCATCCTCACCAATCTACGCACGCTGCCGACCGATCTGGAGAAATATGTCGCGCTGAACGCGCTGCATGATCGCAACGAGGCGCTGTTCTTCCGCGTCGTCGCCGACAATATCGACGAGATCCAGCCGATCATCTACACGCCGACGGTCGGGCTCGCCTGCCAGAAGTACGGCCTGATCTTCCAGCGGCCGCGCGGCATGTTCATCTCCTCGCGCGACCGCGGCCAGATCGCCGAGCTCCTGAAGAACTGGCCCTATCCGGCCAAGCTGATCGTCGTCACCGACGGCGAGCGCATCCTGGGCCTCGGCGATCTCGGCGCCAACGGCATGGGCATTCCGGTCGGAAAACTCTCGCTCTACTCGGCCTGCGCCGGCGTGCATCCGGAAGCATGCCTGCCGATCGTGCTCGATGTCGGCACCAACAACGACGAGCTGCTCAGCGATCCCTATTATCTCGGCCTGCGCGAGCGGCGGCTGACCGGTGAGGCCTATGACAGCTTCGTCGACGAGTTCATGCAAGCCGCGCGCAAGACCTTTCCGGGCGTGCTGATCCAGTTCGAGGATTTCGCCAATCATTCGGCGTTCAAGCTGCTGCACAAATATCGCGACGAGGCCTGCGTCTTCAACGACGACATCCAGGGCACCGCGGCGGTGGCGCTCGCCGGCCTGTTCTCGGCCTTGCGCGTCTCCGGCGGCAGGCTCAGGGATCAGCGTATCCTGTTCCTCGGCGCGGGCGAGGCGGCGACCGGCATCGCCGATCTCGTGGTGTCGGCCATGATGACGGAGGGCGCTTCCGAGGCGGACGCGCTCCGGCGCAACTGGCTGGTGGATTCCCGCGGCCTCGTCATCAACGGCCGCGAAGGCCTCTCCGGCCATAAGCTGCGCTATGCGCACGCCGGTCAGGCGCCGGTCGCCGACTTCCTCACCGCGATCAAGACACTGAAGCCGACGGCGATCATCGGTGTCGCCGCGGTCGGCGGCGCTTTCACGCCCGACGTGCTCCGGACGATGGCCGAGCTCAACGCGCAGCCGATCGTGTTCGCGCTCTCCAACCCGACCTCGAAGGCGGAATGCTCGGCGGAGGATGCCTATCGCTACACCGGGGGCCGCGCGCTGTTCGCCTGCGGCAGCCCGTATGACCCGGTCAAGCTCAACGGCCGCAGCTTCGTGCCGCGCCAGGGCAACAACTCCTACATCTTCCCCGGCGTCGGCCTCGGCGTCATCGCCAGCGGCTCGCGGCTGGTGACCGACGAGATGTTCATGGCGGCAGCGCATACGCTCGCCGATTGCGTCGGCAAGGACGACCTCGCGCAAGGCAGTCTCTATCCGGCACTGCCGCGCATCCGCGAGGTCTCGGTCCGCATCGCCGCGGCGGTCGCCGACGTCGCCTTCCAGCGCGGGCTTGCGGACGGACCGGCGCCCAACGACGTCAAGGCCCTGGTCCAGTCCCAGATGTACGAGCCGCATTACTGA
- a CDS encoding septal ring lytic transglycosylase RlpA family protein, translated as MSRIARAETARMSRAASCRLLLAIIGAASLAACAQSPVGRQKADLAAPGRQAAVERPHRVAALHPRPISRARAPDATGETKQAALHGIASFYSDTQTASGEKFDKNELTAAHPSLPFGTKLRVTDVSSGRFVTVRVNDRGPYVRGRVLDISPSAAEALGMVDRGITNVRLDVVQ; from the coding sequence ATGTCGCGCATTGCACGTGCCGAAACTGCCCGGATGTCCCGCGCAGCCTCTTGCCGGTTGCTGCTCGCCATCATCGGTGCCGCCTCGCTCGCCGCCTGCGCGCAATCGCCGGTCGGGCGCCAGAAGGCCGATCTGGCGGCTCCCGGCCGGCAGGCTGCGGTCGAGCGGCCGCACAGGGTGGCGGCGCTGCATCCGAGGCCGATCAGCCGGGCACGCGCGCCCGACGCTACGGGCGAGACGAAGCAAGCCGCCTTGCACGGCATTGCCAGCTTCTATTCGGATACGCAGACCGCGAGCGGCGAGAAGTTCGACAAGAACGAATTGACCGCGGCCCATCCAAGCCTGCCGTTCGGCACGAAGCTGCGCGTCACGGACGTCTCCTCCGGCCGCTTCGTGACCGTCAGGGTCAACGATCGCGGGCCCTATGTTCGCGGGCGGGTTCTCGACATCTCCCCCTCCGCGGCCGAGGCGCTCGGCATGGTCGACAGGGGCATCACCAATGTCCGGCTCGACGTCGTGCAATGA